A window of the Barnesiella propionica genome harbors these coding sequences:
- a CDS encoding cell wall anchor protein, which yields MVALNYKSVLKAVCLSIVLGTSFGLSADNVVVKARMDSTAIWMGEQTVIHLEMVQDKGQTVMLPVIGDTLVSGVEVLKISKPDTTDLKNNRFQINNDVLVTSFDSGFYYIPPFKYILGKDTFKTNELSLKVVPVEVDTTAAEMDIKGVDSPEFVLWDFIPEWIWYVLVILILIAAGVFGYIYWKKHKIAPEAIDEKNLLPPHERALSALSALKESKLWQSGQEKEYYTKLTDILREYIDERFHVNAMEMTSSQIIDTLRRNDETKAVNQQLKEILEMADFVKFAKMRPLPDDNEMAMRRAVNFVDETKPEEPVISEIENKETAESKDSDGVSQVK from the coding sequence ATGGTTGCATTGAATTATAAATCGGTATTAAAGGCGGTTTGCCTTTCTATAGTATTGGGAACATCTTTCGGGTTATCGGCCGATAATGTGGTCGTGAAAGCCAGAATGGATTCTACGGCTATATGGATGGGGGAACAGACTGTTATCCATTTGGAAATGGTTCAGGATAAAGGACAGACCGTTATGTTACCTGTTATTGGCGATACTTTGGTTTCCGGAGTAGAAGTTTTGAAAATATCGAAGCCCGATACGACAGACCTGAAAAACAATCGTTTTCAGATTAATAACGATGTATTGGTAACTTCTTTTGATTCGGGGTTTTATTATATTCCTCCGTTCAAATACATACTGGGTAAAGATACGTTTAAAACGAATGAGCTAAGTCTTAAAGTCGTTCCTGTAGAAGTGGATACTACTGCCGCAGAAATGGATATTAAAGGGGTGGATTCTCCTGAGTTCGTTTTATGGGACTTTATTCCGGAATGGATATGGTATGTACTCGTTATTTTGATTCTTATTGCTGCAGGAGTATTTGGATATATATATTGGAAAAAACATAAAATAGCTCCCGAAGCAATAGATGAGAAAAATTTGTTACCTCCTCACGAAAGGGCTTTGTCTGCATTGTCTGCATTGAAAGAATCTAAATTATGGCAGAGTGGACAGGAAAAGGAATATTATACGAAACTGACCGATATATTGAGGGAATATATTGATGAGCGTTTTCATGTAAATGCTATGGAAATGACATCTTCCCAGATTATAGATACGTTGCGTAGAAATGACGAGACAAAAGCGGTTAACCAGCAATTGAAGGAAATTCTGGAAATGGCCGATTTTGTAAAATTTGCCAAAATGAGGCCTTTGCCGGATGATAATGAAATGGCTATGCGCAGGGCTGTAAACTTTGTTGATGAAACCAAGCCCGAAGAACCGGTCATTTCTGAAATTGAAAATAAAGAAACTGCCGAAAGTAAAGATTCCGACGGAGTTTCACAAGTGAAATAA
- a CDS encoding DUF58 domain-containing protein: METSELLKKVRQIEIKTRGLSRNIFAGEYHSAFKGRGMAFSEVREYQYGDDVRDIDWNVTARHNKPFIKVFEEERELTVILLVDVSSSRDFGAIGEMKREMIAEIAATIAFSAIQNNDKIGVIFFSDKIEKFIPPKKGKKHILYIIRELIDFQPEDKGTDLGVVLEYMTNAIKKRSTAFLISDFIAAPDYSNALSIAGRKHDLVAIQVYDKRETELPDVGLIKMYDAERETENWVDSSSSKVRKTYAQWWKNRQAVMQDTLRKSRVDLASIATDEDYVVALMNLFKRRG; the protein is encoded by the coding sequence ATGGAAACAAGCGAACTGTTAAAGAAAGTACGTCAAATAGAGATTAAAACTCGCGGACTCTCCCGTAATATATTTGCAGGGGAGTATCACTCTGCGTTTAAAGGACGTGGTATGGCTTTTTCGGAAGTTCGTGAGTATCAATATGGGGATGACGTACGGGATATTGATTGGAATGTAACTGCCCGTCATAATAAACCTTTTATAAAGGTTTTTGAAGAAGAACGTGAGCTGACGGTGATACTCCTTGTGGATGTTTCGTCCAGTCGTGATTTTGGAGCCATAGGTGAGATGAAAAGAGAAATGATTGCTGAAATTGCAGCGACCATAGCTTTCTCCGCCATACAGAATAACGATAAGATTGGAGTTATCTTTTTCTCCGATAAAATAGAAAAATTCATTCCTCCTAAAAAAGGGAAAAAGCATATTTTATACATTATCAGAGAATTGATAGATTTTCAGCCGGAAGATAAAGGAACGGATTTAGGTGTCGTACTGGAGTATATGACGAATGCCATTAAAAAAAGAAGTACGGCGTTTCTAATATCTGATTTTATTGCTGCGCCCGATTATAGTAATGCATTATCTATAGCCGGTCGTAAACATGATTTGGTTGCTATACAGGTTTATGATAAACGAGAAACTGAACTTCCGGATGTAGGGCTCATAAAAATGTATGATGCAGAAAGGGAAACAGAAAATTGGGTAGATTCGTCTTCTTCGAAAGTTCGTAAAACATATGCTCAATGGTGGAAGAACCGCCAGGCCGTAATGCAGGACACTTTGCGAAAAAGCCGCGTAGACCTCGCTTCTATAGCGACGGATGAAGATTATGTCGTTGCACTCATGAACTTGTTCAAAAGACGAGGCTGA
- a CDS encoding AAA family ATPase, producing the protein MSQTVDIRELNELIASKSSFVNTITMGMDQIIVGQKHLVDSLLIGLLSNGHILLEGVPGLAKTLAIKTLASLIDAKYSRIQFTPDLLPADVVGTMVYSQAKEQFLVKKGPIFANFVLADEINRAPAKVQSALLEAMQERQVTIGEQTFKLDDPFLVMATQNPIEQEGTYPLPEAQVDRFMLKVIIGYPKKEEEKQIIRQNISGDKQVVTPVIKPHEIVEVRDIVRKVYIDEKIERYIVDIVFATRYPQDHGLGDLKEMISFGASPRASINLALAARSYAFLKQRGYVIPEDVRAVCHDVLRHRIGLSYEAEANNMTSEEIISEILNKVEVP; encoded by the coding sequence ATGAGTCAAACAGTTGATATTCGAGAACTTAATGAACTAATAGCCAGTAAAAGTTCATTTGTGAATACGATTACGATGGGAATGGATCAGATTATAGTGGGTCAGAAGCATTTAGTAGATTCATTGTTGATAGGATTACTCTCTAATGGTCATATTTTACTGGAGGGTGTTCCGGGATTGGCAAAAACATTGGCGATTAAAACATTGGCATCTTTGATAGATGCGAAATATAGCCGTATACAATTCACCCCCGATTTACTTCCTGCCGATGTCGTGGGTACGATGGTTTACAGTCAGGCAAAAGAACAGTTCCTTGTAAAAAAAGGTCCGATATTCGCCAATTTTGTATTGGCTGATGAAATTAACCGTGCTCCGGCCAAGGTGCAGAGTGCATTATTAGAGGCTATGCAGGAACGCCAGGTAACGATAGGAGAACAGACATTTAAATTGGACGACCCGTTTTTGGTGATGGCTACCCAGAATCCTATCGAACAGGAAGGAACCTATCCGCTTCCCGAAGCACAGGTGGACCGTTTTATGCTTAAAGTCATTATCGGATATCCTAAAAAAGAAGAAGAAAAACAAATCATCAGACAAAATATCAGCGGAGATAAACAGGTCGTAACTCCTGTTATTAAACCTCATGAAATCGTAGAAGTCCGTGATATCGTACGAAAAGTTTATATTGATGAAAAAATAGAGCGTTATATAGTGGATATAGTGTTTGCTACCCGCTATCCGCAGGATCATGGATTAGGGGATTTGAAAGAGATGATATCTTTCGGAGCTTCTCCCCGTGCATCAATCAACCTGGCTTTAGCAGCCCGTTCTTATGCATTCCTGAAACAAAGGGGATATGTTATTCCTGAAGATGTACGTGCGGTATGTCATGATGTTTTACGTCACCGTATAGGGCTTAGTTATGAGGCCGAAGCTAATAATATGACTTCGGAAGAAATCATCAGCGAGATACTGAATAAGGTAGAGGTGCCCTGA